Proteins encoded together in one Coffea arabica cultivar ET-39 chromosome 2c, Coffea Arabica ET-39 HiFi, whole genome shotgun sequence window:
- the LOC113723842 gene encoding uncharacterized protein, with translation MTAEVILRITFTPSSRPSAYTASLTLLEPRSISTLGELVERFLHRFISSRPTTRTSTYLLNLQQNSGESLRSYVQRFHDESVQIPDPNEQVTIAAFTHGLVSGVFNTKIHKKYPRTLHELWLKVEKGIQAEDLNRMKKEIQATRPKADPRRGKDVGRSEAGTGSTFQSPGRNRRSMFDRISKGKTFIPESELTPLNTTRSRVLSVIEQNNLGKAPPKMYGSRDKRNSNLYCLYHRDIGHETEDCNDLKREIENLIRQGHLKQFIRRGGGHQCDENRRDRRGDQRRDERRTSRSSCWPPEDPRETKRPPRDGSSGQGLGYGPNIAGIINTIAGGPTGRDSQNSRKKTYRQANPDQVESSSRLSEVISYGPTDPVPAASSSHEALIIEVLANNYIVKKVYINPESSVDVMYLRTFESLKLAREHMTPVRTPLVGFGGHIVHPEGIVTLTVTVGHHPRCRTIPVNFVVVKADSPYNLLLGRPTLNALRAVYYTYHLSFKFPTIAGIAEVSSDVCAARECYLATLQAASTSTADVRPEKRSSILSIDCIDSQQPEKIPRLETGDEVEEIPLDPTKPDRMVRVGT, from the exons ATGACGGCCGAGGTGATCCTGAGAATCACATTCACGCCTTCATCTCGGCCTTCCGCTTATACTGCATCCCTGACCCT ATTAGAACCTAGGAGCATTTCAACCCTGGGAGAATTGGTGGAGAGATTTCTCCATCGGTTCATCTCCTCCCGACCTACGACCCGGACCTCAACTTACTTGCTGAACCTGCAGCAGAATTCGGGAGAGTCACTTCGGTCGTATGTCCAGAGGTTTCATGATGAGAGTGTACAGATACCTGACCCCAATGAGCAGGTTACCATCGCTGCCTTTACCCATGGGCTCGTCTCCGGAGTGTTCAACacgaaaattcacaaaaaatatcCCCGCACTCTCCACGAGCTGTGGTTAAAGGTCGAGAAGGGCATACAAGCTGAAGACCTCAACCGCATGAAGAAGGAGATCCAAGCCACCCGCCCAAAGGCTGACCCTCGAAGGGGGAAAGATGTTGGCCGAAGTGAAGCCGGGACAGGGAGTACTTTCCAAAGTCCTGGCCGAAATCGCCGCAGCATGTTCGACAGGATTTCCAAGGGGAAAACATTCATCCCTGAGTCCGAACTGACTCCCTTGAACACCACTCGATCTCGGGTGTTGTCCGTAATAGAACAGAACAATCTCGGGAAAGCACCTCCCAAGATGTACGGCAGCAGGGATAAGAGGAACTCGAACCTCTACTGCCTATACCATCGAGATATAGGGCATGAAACCGAGGACTGCAACGATCTCAAGAGGGAGATCGAGAACCTCATCCGACAAGGACACTTGAAGCAGTTCATCCGCCGAGGTGGAGGTCATCAGTGTGACGAAAACCGACGTGATAGACGAGGTGACCAACGCCGAGACGAGAGGCGGACGTCAAGAAGCAGCTGCTGGCCTCCTGAGGATCCTAGGGAGACAAAAAGGCCTCCCCGAGATGGATCTTCAGGCCAGGGGCTAGGGTATGGGCCAAACATTGCCGGAATCATTAACACTATTGCCGGAGGTCCGACGGGAAGAGATAGCCAGAACTCCCGGAAGAAAACCTACAGGCAAGCTAACCCGGATCAGGTAGAGTCGAGTTCTCGCCTATCCGAAGTCATTTCCTATGGCCCTACCGATCCTGTCCCAGCCGCCTCGAGTAGCCACGAGGCACTAATAATCGAGGTGCTCGCTAACAATTACATCGTTAAGAAAGTTTACATTAACCCCGAGAGTTCGGTAGATGTCATGTATCTCCGCACTTTTGAGAGTCTTAAGTTGGCTAGGGAGCACATGACTCCGGTGCGGACTCCCCTTGTAGGGTTTGGGGGACACATCGTCCACCCCGAGGGAATTGTGACCCTGACGGTGACCGTGGGGCACCACCCCCGCTGCCGAACTATCCCTGTGAACTTTGTGGTGGTTAAGGCCGACTCCCCATACAACTTGCTCTTAGGTCGACCCACTCTTAATGCTCTGCGGGCGGTGTACTACACCTACcacttgagtttcaaatttcctACCATCGCGGGAATCGCCGAGGTCAGTAGCGACGTCTGCGCTGCTCGGGAGTGTTACCTCGCCACCTTACAAGCAGCCTCCACATCGACCGCCGATGTGAGACCCGAGAAGAGGTCAAGTATTCTCTCGATAGATTGTATTGATTCTCAGCAACCCGAGAAGATCCCAAGGCTGGAAACTGGGGATGAGGTGGAAGAGATTCCCCTGGACCCCACGAAACCTGATCGGATGGTTCGCGTCGGCACTTAA